In the genome of Mangifera indica cultivar Alphonso chromosome 9, CATAS_Mindica_2.1, whole genome shotgun sequence, the window GAAAAACAGACCAGACCCGAGCAgccaagagaaagaaaaatcgAAACAGAGGCCACAACTCACAACGCAACACACAGTCTCGCtatctataaatataaacattaatcgccaaatatcatttttcatttaataaaaaaaaacataaaacaatcaTCAACAACGAAAGAAATATatgcaaacaaaaattaaaaattaaaaacaacagAAGAATAGAAGAACCCAATCAAAACGGCAAGGCCAAAACCCTAAAACGATTAATCAATATGGTGATGAAGCAAAAGTCGATTTAGATTAATATGATGATGAAGACGAGGGTTTGAACTGACGCTATGAAATGAGATGAGCACCGTCGTCGACGTGGCATTAGTGGTAGTGGAATTAGTTTCGTTCCATGGCTAGAGAACACGAAACGACGTCGTCCTCGCAACAGCAACAAGAACAGCAGCGGTGGGGGACGTTGGAGGAGTTATTGTTAGCGTGCGCCGTGAACCGTCACGGGATCAAGAGTTGGGACTCCGTAGCCACGGAAGTAGCCAACAGAAGTTCGAGCCTGGCGTCGCTCACTCCAGAGAGCTGTAAGGACAAGTTTCGTGATCTTAAGCGACGGTTCATGGCTTCAAACGAAGCCGAATCAACTAGTTTGGTTCCGCTTGTTGACCAGCTCAGACAAATTCGCGTTCAGGAGTTGCGCGACGAGGTTCAACGACACAACGTGTCGATTGtgtaattcatttttcttaGATCTGAGAGTGAAAGATTTTCAGTTTTCGTTGAGATCTATGGAAGGATGTGTCGTTATTTTATAATCGGTTCTTGCAGGTCTTTGGAATTGAAGGTGAAAAGATTAGAGGAGGAGAGAGAGAAGAGCTTGAAGGCGGAGGAAGCAGATCTGGAGAGAGAAAGGAAAGCCTCGCTGGAGATCACCGCTGGTAAATTCTCCTCCGCGGACGGCGACGAATCCGTCGAGCGCGAGAACCGATCTTTCAACGAATCCAATTCCATGAGTCAAAAAGCAGGGGAAACTAAGCGCAGGAAACAACAAAAAAACGACGTCGCGGaaggagagaagaagaaagaaccGAAAGTAAAATCTGAACCGGACAGAGATAACGATCCGGTTCCGCTTCGAACCGCAAGTGAACCAGACCGGGATCGAGATTGGTCCTCAAACGGTAAATCAAACGGAAATGTCTACGAGGACTATGAAGAAGAAGGTGAGGTGGATGAAGATAAAAGGGTGTCGGAGGAGAAAATGGAAACTGTTCAAAAAAATGGTAAAACGAGTGGACTCAGTGAGTCAAACGAGTTGTGGGACGATTCAAACAGGGAGGGAAAAGAAGTTGGGGTGGAGTCCCAGCAGACAAGTGATGTACAGAGCTCGGCTAGTTTGTCAAAGAATAAAAAACGGCGTCGTAGTAGTAGTGTCGAGGAGCCCGATGCTGTGGAGGTTTCTCCCGCCACGAAGAAGGTGTTGGCTGTGAAATCTGAGCCATTAGTTAGGTTTCTTGATATCATACGGTCACAATGGCTCGGCTTACACTTTGAGCGGCGGCTTCGGAGCCAGGTACATTCTAGTtcgaattaaaacaatttaaattaaatcccttttttttttttttttttcaaaacaaggAAAATTCATATGTTACAGCCTAGACTCCAACTAACGAACACGCATAACCGGAACACGACCAATATCATTGGGGAGTTTTTTGTCAAATGCAATGGTCGGTTTTAAAAGCTATGGCTGGGATGCATTTCAATATATGGAAGTGGGTCCCGAATAACTACGAATTTGGAAAACAATGATATATGGAGTAGGCGTAAAGAATTAACTTTTGACTAACACAAAAAAAAGAAGTAttaacttttgattttttaaataaatggccaaaagatATTTCACAAATTCTTATCATTAAGTTTTGAAAGGtctctttaagttttaaaacttcATATTCTCACTCATATTAGCGCAAAAAGACAATAAGATCATTTTAcatggatttatttattttattttttattcaaaataatgtatgtttgaaattaaatataattttgaaaaattaaaggaattaataaatactttcaaagggatttttgaaaattcaaaaaaaaaaaattggaatgtttatgaaaattttaatatatgtgtAATTAGTCTTAagtgatgaattttttaattggtaagaataaaattacaattttacatttatattaagttttaatGTACTTTTGCAAttcaaaaaaaagttaaaataatcatttaggagaaaattaaattgaattcattatATAACTGGATGATAAGTGAGAACTTGgtcttttgaaatttaaattgtgGTAATTTATCCTTTTATAAAATCTTGAATCAGAAGAAGTCATTTGGCctgaataaattaaagaaataagaataattgtttttaatttgttacattAAAGGCCACCGTTTTAGAagatgatataatatatgaaaatattttcttattctaAAACATTTAcgattaaaaatcttattttataaaaattagcaTGCAATTTTCACCTACTTTAatcttttggccatttatttagaaattacaaatatataataatatgagataaaatataaaataaatgaataa includes:
- the LOC123224759 gene encoding myb-like protein X, which encodes MAREHETTSSSQQQQEQQRWGTLEELLLACAVNRHGIKSWDSVATEVANRSSSLASLTPESCKDKFRDLKRRFMASNEAESTSLVPLVDQLRQIRVQELRDEVQRHNVSIVSLELKVKRLEEEREKSLKAEEADLERERKASLEITAGKFSSADGDESVERENRSFNESNSMSQKAGETKRRKQQKNDVAEGEKKKEPKVKSEPDRDNDPVPLRTASEPDRDRDWSSNGKSNGNVYEDYEEEGEVDEDKRVSEEKMETVQKNGKTSGLSESNELWDDSNREGKEVGVESQQTSDVQSSASLSKNKKRRRSSSVEEPDAVEVSPATKKVLAVKSEPLVRFLDIIRSQWLGLHFERRLRSQESERYKKLIRQHIDLQTIQSRLDRGLYSDCFQRFFRDLLLLFNNFLIFVRQSSQEHAAAQQLRALVTKEMTAKLRKPQTPAVKPEPEQQQQQKPRKELPVALSKPSRASTMVVCGKRSSAKAALENAACRKGNKKEREIEEKAKVTEKKINGSFVGIEEKGIKKNRSNERSVSGQRNLRTNSKGGGEVKHQYGGNELSSHDSLEVKMEKKEIALRKKQGAASFLKRMKQNSPSEVVENDSGDDNDKEEEGEEEEKESKDNRVKEEAKKRKGKKRDVGKDRVIKSSMGRGVREESRRTKRGVGRPSKRSVSESLPKKFVAVRLPEMAEKRRRDNGESEAGVGGGSTRSRKRTRR